The Neisseria yangbaofengii genome contains a region encoding:
- the thrB gene encoding homoserine kinase: protein MSVYTSVSDDEMRAFLTQYDLGDFVSLQGIAQGITNSNYFLNTTTGRYVLTVFEVLKQEELPFFLQLNLHLSNNGVACPAPIIRKDGKLDSTLVGKPACLVTCLKGSDTSWATEAQCFNTGVMLAKMHLAGQDFPLTMENPRYDRWWHNACSSLLSALSDEDAHLLQQQIAFLDDNLGYHLPSGIIHADLFKDNVLLDGEHVAGFIDFYYACNGNFMYDLAIAVNDWARTADNHLDKCLRDAFIKGYESIRPLSDEERAYFPIAQRAGCIRFWVSRLLDFHFPQSGEMTFIKDPNAFRDLLLNLNT, encoded by the coding sequence ATGTCGGTCTATACGAGTGTTTCAGATGATGAGATGCGTGCGTTTCTCACTCAATATGATTTAGGCGACTTTGTTTCTTTACAAGGTATCGCACAAGGGATTACTAATAGTAATTACTTTTTAAACACTACAACCGGACGATATGTATTAACCGTGTTTGAAGTGCTGAAACAAGAAGAATTGCCTTTTTTCCTGCAATTGAATTTACATTTGAGTAACAATGGCGTTGCCTGTCCGGCGCCAATTATTCGTAAAGACGGCAAATTAGACTCTACTTTAGTTGGCAAACCGGCCTGCTTAGTGACTTGTTTAAAAGGGTCTGATACCAGCTGGGCCACAGAAGCACAATGCTTTAATACTGGCGTGATGTTGGCGAAAATGCATTTAGCCGGTCAAGATTTTCCATTGACAATGGAGAATCCGCGTTACGATCGTTGGTGGCATAATGCTTGCTCCTCTCTTTTATCGGCTCTAAGTGATGAAGATGCACACTTATTGCAACAGCAAATTGCTTTTTTAGATGATAACTTAGGCTATCACCTGCCTTCCGGCATTATTCATGCAGATTTATTTAAAGACAATGTTTTGCTGGATGGAGAACATGTTGCCGGATTCATCGATTTTTATTACGCCTGCAACGGTAATTTTATGTATGACTTAGCAATTGCAGTAAACGATTGGGCGCGAACAGCCGACAATCATTTGGATAAGTGTTTGCGCGATGCATTCATTAAAGGTTACGAAAGTATCCGACCATTATCTGACGAAGAACGTGCTTATTTCCCGATTGCACAACGTGCAGGTTGCATCCGCTTCTGGGTATCCCGATTATTGGATTTCCATTTCCCACAATCCGGTGAAATGACTTTCATTAAAGACCCAAATGCTTTCCGCGATTTATTGTTGAATCTAAATACATGA
- a CDS encoding OmpP1/FadL family transporter, with protein sequence MEKSLKKTGLGVALAFVTTAAQASGYHFGTQSVTAQSTANAAAAEAADASIIFYNPAGLTKLENHEITAAVNAVAPHIKYSDAEATYRRGGKVNGETGGKITDDIVIAPHVYGAYKVNDDVTVGVGMYVPFGSSTEYSKDSVLRHHLNQLGLTTIAVEPVVAYQFDPQHSIGVGAIAQYSTAELRKYADWDASGAVSGLASYQASRRAGKQVSVDASGQADGHAEMKGKDWGFGYQLAWLWDVSDRARVGVNYRSKVEHKLEGTADWRADGAMVQAAYPTLIGKTVAEGGNGYVPHEKASVKIVTPESLSVHGMYKATDKLNLFGDVTWTRHSRFNKAELVFENVKNIGGGKKSDRTIITPNWRNTYKVAIGSSYQYSEPLQLRAGIAFDQSPVRGAESRLNTLPDGNRIWYSVGAKYQYRKKHIFDVAYSHIHINDTGFNAAASTGDNVDSKGAATAKFNNYANILGVQYSYKFR encoded by the coding sequence ATGGAAAAGTCTTTGAAAAAAACCGGCTTGGGCGTGGCCCTGGCGTTTGTTACCACCGCCGCCCAAGCTTCTGGCTATCATTTCGGTACCCAATCTGTGACTGCCCAAAGCACAGCTAATGCCGCCGCTGCCGAAGCTGCTGATGCGTCCATCATTTTCTACAATCCGGCCGGTTTGACTAAGCTGGAAAACCACGAAATTACCGCTGCCGTCAATGCCGTAGCGCCACACATCAAATACAGCGATGCCGAGGCGACTTACCGCCGTGGCGGTAAGGTTAACGGTGAAACCGGCGGCAAAATTACCGATGATATCGTGATTGCCCCGCATGTTTACGGTGCCTATAAAGTGAATGATGATGTTACCGTCGGCGTGGGCATGTATGTACCGTTTGGTTCGTCAACCGAATACAGCAAAGATTCGGTATTGCGCCATCATTTAAACCAATTGGGCTTGACCACCATCGCTGTTGAGCCGGTAGTGGCGTATCAATTCGATCCGCAACATTCGATTGGTGTCGGCGCGATTGCCCAATATTCAACTGCTGAATTGCGTAAATATGCCGACTGGGATGCCAGTGGTGCAGTGAGCGGGTTGGCCAGCTATCAAGCCAGCCGGCGTGCGGGCAAACAGGTAAGCGTGGATGCCTCCGGCCAAGCAGACGGCCATGCTGAAATGAAAGGCAAAGACTGGGGTTTTGGTTACCAATTGGCATGGCTGTGGGATGTGAGTGACCGTGCCCGTGTCGGTGTGAATTATCGCTCGAAAGTAGAACACAAGCTGGAAGGCACGGCTGATTGGCGGGCTGATGGCGCCATGGTGCAGGCCGCGTATCCGACCTTGATTGGCAAAACCGTTGCAGAAGGCGGTAACGGTTATGTGCCGCACGAAAAAGCCTCGGTTAAAATCGTGACGCCGGAATCTTTGTCGGTGCACGGTATGTATAAAGCCACCGATAAGTTGAACCTGTTTGGCGATGTTACTTGGACACGTCATAGCCGTTTCAATAAAGCCGAATTGGTTTTTGAAAATGTGAAAAACATCGGTGGCGGCAAAAAATCCGACCGTACCATCATCACACCTAACTGGCGCAATACTTACAAAGTGGCCATCGGCAGCTCATACCAATACAGCGAACCTTTGCAACTGCGTGCCGGTATCGCCTTTGACCAAAGTCCGGTGCGTGGTGCCGAAAGCCGTTTGAATACCTTGCCAGACGGCAACCGTATTTGGTATTCGGTGGGTGCCAAATACCAATACCGAAAAAAACATATCTTTGACGTGGCCTACAGTCATATCCACATTAACGACACCGGCTTTAATGCGGCAGCCTCTACCGGCGACAATGTGGACAGCAAAGGCGCGGCAACGGCAAAATTCAATAACTACGCCAATATTCTGGGTGTGCAATACAGCTATAAATTCCGCTAA
- a CDS encoding LysM peptidoglycan-binding domain-containing protein — protein MQKHIITLLCMAGVAISAQVHAAALKVRPNAPQRYVVKPGDTLWGISGKYLYSPWQWNRLWGANRSEIRNPHLIYPGQVLLLRYVNGQPRLGFEGSGMGSDGIPTIKLSPRIRETSGYGIPTVNVNFYRLFMKHPQVIDQLQTQDAPRLIEGPDSRLLYTKGNRVYAYGITEPGRYLVYRARKDITDPVTKKFLGQEVVFSGIVSTLPYTNSALDAAPDEDTFYLKEGEYYTRNHPLIKIPTQTAQPMVVEEAISEIRKGDFLLKLNGETDSFQMMPHAPEQPIDGKVVSIFEGVSEAGQFQTVTINKGEADGIDKGTVVSLYKRSHQTKVDLESNPKGRKSVVKYVSIPAEEVGLAMVYRTSQNLSSAIILESLTNINIGDTVSNPGRDLDNMADDKPHVRNEPQDSHATEHNQYNIHTNIK, from the coding sequence ATGCAAAAACATATTATAACCCTGCTTTGCATGGCAGGCGTGGCAATTTCTGCCCAAGTTCATGCAGCGGCGTTGAAAGTGCGCCCGAATGCGCCGCAACGCTACGTGGTCAAACCGGGCGATACTTTGTGGGGCATTTCAGGCAAATATCTCTACAGCCCGTGGCAATGGAACCGCCTTTGGGGCGCCAACCGCAGCGAAATCCGCAATCCTCATTTGATTTATCCGGGTCAGGTGCTGTTGTTGCGCTACGTCAACGGCCAGCCGCGCTTGGGTTTTGAAGGTTCGGGCATGGGTTCAGACGGCATTCCGACCATCAAACTCAGCCCGCGTATCCGCGAAACATCCGGCTACGGTATTCCGACCGTGAATGTGAATTTCTACCGTTTGTTTATGAAGCATCCGCAAGTGATTGACCAATTGCAGACCCAAGATGCACCGAGATTGATTGAAGGCCCTGACAGCCGCCTGCTTTATACCAAGGGCAACCGCGTTTACGCTTACGGCATTACCGAACCCGGCCGTTATTTGGTTTACCGCGCCCGCAAAGACATTACCGACCCTGTGACGAAAAAATTCTTGGGCCAGGAAGTGGTTTTCAGCGGCATCGTCAGCACCCTGCCTTACACCAACAGCGCACTGGATGCCGCTCCCGATGAAGACACGTTTTATCTGAAAGAAGGCGAATATTACACCCGCAATCACCCGCTGATTAAAATCCCCACCCAAACCGCCCAGCCGATGGTGGTTGAAGAGGCCATTTCAGAAATCCGCAAAGGCGATTTCCTGCTGAAACTCAATGGCGAGACCGACAGCTTCCAAATGATGCCGCACGCACCCGAGCAGCCGATTGACGGTAAAGTCGTGTCTATCTTTGAAGGCGTGAGCGAAGCCGGCCAGTTCCAAACCGTCACCATCAACAAAGGCGAAGCCGACGGCATCGACAAGGGTACTGTGGTCAGCCTGTACAAGCGCAGCCACCAGACCAAAGTGGATTTGGAAAGTAACCCAAAAGGCCGTAAGAGCGTGGTGAAATATGTATCCATCCCCGCCGAAGAAGTCGGCTTGGCGATGGTGTACCGCACCAGCCAAAACTTGTCCTCCGCCATCATTTTGGAAAGCCTGACCAATATCAATATCGGCGATACGGTTTCCAATCCGGGACGCGATCTCGACAACATGGCCGATGATAAACCGCATGTTCGCAACGAACCGCAAGATTCGCATGCCACCGAACACAATCAATACAATATCCATACCAACATCAAATAA
- a CDS encoding GNAT family N-acetyltransferase — MLVCNPYEVVIHGTTSSGRVFRPSDWSERLCGILSSFDKDNRLSYSKWVRPILVDKVRCVAVDKELETINPPMFRFLMDFASDNDLRVIDCKALLEEQAADNKPDEKVMLAQAIEEKHAAETQREIAAAAAETSVLREIMPEETATAFAALSTLRSCLTDINRFVEQINRQQRPAGYRLLGIFEEGKHNAVAVAGFRETYNLASGHHIYIDDIVTMPQSRRKGYASRLLNEVRKIGGEVGATKIHLNVHVSQDRVNAHRLYFKNGFEISAYHFRSDTK, encoded by the coding sequence ATGTTAGTTTGCAATCCTTACGAAGTTGTCATTCACGGCACCACCAGTTCCGGCCGCGTTTTCCGCCCGAGCGACTGGTCGGAACGTTTGTGCGGTATCCTGTCTTCGTTCGACAAAGACAACCGCTTGTCTTACTCGAAATGGGTGCGCCCGATTTTGGTGGACAAAGTGCGCTGCGTGGCAGTGGATAAAGAACTGGAAACTATCAACCCGCCGATGTTCCGCTTCCTGATGGATTTTGCCTCCGACAACGACTTGCGCGTCATTGACTGTAAGGCGCTGCTGGAAGAGCAAGCCGCTGACAACAAGCCTGATGAAAAAGTGATGCTGGCGCAAGCGATTGAAGAAAAACACGCTGCCGAAACCCAGCGTGAGATCGCCGCTGCAGCCGCCGAAACCAGTGTGTTACGCGAAATCATGCCGGAAGAAACCGCCACTGCCTTTGCCGCCTTGAGCACACTGCGTTCCTGCCTGACCGACATCAACCGCTTCGTCGAGCAAATCAACCGGCAGCAACGCCCTGCCGGTTACCGTTTGCTCGGTATTTTTGAAGAAGGCAAACACAATGCCGTGGCCGTGGCCGGTTTCCGCGAAACCTACAATCTGGCCAGCGGCCACCACATCTACATTGACGACATCGTCACTATGCCGCAAAGCCGCCGCAAAGGTTACGCTTCCCGCCTGTTGAATGAAGTACGCAAAATCGGTGGCGAAGTTGGCGCGACCAAAATCCACCTGAATGTGCATGTCAGCCAAGACCGCGTAAATGCCCATCGTCTGTATTTCAAAAACGGTTTTGAAATCAGTGCCTATCATTTCCGCAGCGACACTAAATAA
- the pyk gene encoding pyruvate kinase: protein MDTVKRDLTRISHNTKIVATLGPGSNDVQLLEDMIRVGGLNVVRFNFSHGTAEFHRENARIVREAAKRSGQEIAILADLQGPKIRVGKIAGGSIQLNQGEKLVLDAALEEEGTREAVGLDYRDLPNDVKPGDVLWLDDGLLTLTVDSVEGSKIITTVVNSHVLKSNKGINKPGGGLSAGALTEKDFRDLKTAIAIGCDYLAISFVKSAEDLHLARAKVEEEMQGSNAVRPGLVSKIERVEAIENLDEIILASDGIMVARGDLAVEVGHAAVPALQKRMIRRARELRRFSITATQMMESMITNPVPTRAEVSDVANAVLDGTDAVMCSAETAVGAYPFETVTQMAIICAAAEKEQDSLNGVSEAIEEKEAVSTNLAIAAGAVSVARAVHAKAIVALTESGSTAFEISRHNIQLPIFALTPSISAQRRMAMYRGVRPMILATSTDHNTALNEVEATLIEHNILKSGDQYIITSGSKMRESGSTNMLEVLQVK from the coding sequence ATGGATACCGTAAAACGTGATTTAACCCGTATCAGCCACAATACCAAAATTGTGGCTACATTGGGCCCCGGTAGTAATGATGTTCAATTGCTTGAAGACATGATTCGTGTGGGTGGCTTGAATGTCGTTCGTTTTAATTTCAGCCACGGCACTGCGGAATTTCATCGGGAAAATGCGCGCATTGTGCGTGAGGCAGCCAAGCGTTCCGGACAAGAAATTGCAATTTTGGCCGATTTGCAAGGCCCTAAAATCCGTGTAGGTAAAATTGCCGGCGGCAGTATTCAGTTGAATCAGGGTGAAAAACTGGTTTTGGATGCAGCGCTGGAAGAAGAAGGCACTCGTGAAGCGGTAGGCTTGGATTACCGTGATTTACCGAATGATGTGAAGCCGGGTGATGTATTGTGGTTGGACGATGGCTTGTTGACGTTGACTGTCGATTCGGTTGAAGGAAGTAAAATTATTACAACAGTAGTCAATAGTCATGTTTTGAAAAGCAACAAAGGCATCAATAAACCAGGAGGCGGCTTGTCGGCCGGTGCGTTAACCGAAAAAGATTTCCGTGATTTGAAAACCGCCATTGCCATCGGTTGCGATTATTTAGCCATCAGTTTTGTCAAATCGGCTGAAGATTTACATCTTGCCCGTGCCAAAGTGGAAGAAGAAATGCAGGGCAGTAATGCCGTGCGCCCGGGGTTGGTATCGAAAATCGAGCGCGTAGAAGCAATTGAAAACTTGGATGAAATTATCCTTGCGTCAGACGGCATTATGGTGGCGCGTGGTGATTTGGCCGTAGAAGTCGGTCATGCGGCTGTGCCTGCGCTGCAAAAACGCATGATTCGCCGTGCGCGTGAGCTGCGCCGTTTCAGCATTACCGCGACCCAAATGATGGAAAGCATGATCACCAATCCGGTACCAACTCGCGCCGAAGTGAGCGATGTGGCCAATGCCGTATTGGATGGCACTGATGCTGTAATGTGCTCTGCGGAAACAGCAGTGGGTGCGTATCCGTTTGAAACCGTTACCCAAATGGCGATCATCTGTGCCGCTGCTGAAAAAGAGCAAGATTCGTTGAACGGCGTTTCTGAAGCGATTGAAGAAAAAGAAGCGGTTAGCACCAACTTGGCGATTGCCGCCGGCGCGGTCAGTGTGGCACGTGCCGTGCATGCCAAAGCGATTGTGGCCTTGACCGAAAGCGGTTCGACTGCTTTTGAAATCAGCCGCCACAATATCCAATTGCCGATTTTCGCTTTGACTCCAAGCATTTCGGCGCAACGCCGCATGGCTATGTACCGTGGTGTGCGCCCGATGATTTTGGCAACCAGCACAGACCATAACACTGCCCTGAACGAAGTGGAGGCTACCTTAATCGAACACAATATTTTGAAATCCGGTGATCAATACATCATCACCAGTGGTTCGAAAATGCGTGAATCCGGTTCGACCAATATGTTGGAAGTGTTGCAAGTGAAATAA
- a CDS encoding transporter, producing the protein MELWKTIWHTAFDFFSELFDEKPWQEKDTKSKLKILGALLLGAILTFIFYIL; encoded by the coding sequence ATGGAGCTATGGAAAACTATTTGGCATACTGCCTTTGATTTTTTTAGTGAACTTTTTGATGAGAAACCATGGCAAGAAAAAGATACAAAAAGTAAGTTAAAAATACTAGGTGCATTATTGCTAGGTGCTATATTAACTTTTATATTTTATATTTTATAA
- the pyrI gene encoding aspartate carbamoyltransferase regulatory subunit, whose protein sequence is MEKKQYSVEAIQNGTVIDHIPAGKGLAILRQFKLLHYGSAVTVGFNLPSKTQGSKDIIKITGVWLDDTAANRLALFAPEAVVNVIEDFKVVSKRHLTMPSEISEVFRCPNTNCASHGEPVKSRFYVRTQNAQTRLKCHYCEKTFSRESVAEA, encoded by the coding sequence ATGGAAAAGAAACAATACAGCGTCGAAGCGATTCAAAACGGCACGGTCATCGACCACATCCCTGCCGGCAAGGGCTTGGCGATTTTGCGCCAGTTTAAATTGCTGCACTATGGCAGCGCGGTGACGGTGGGCTTTAATCTGCCGAGCAAAACGCAGGGCAGCAAAGACATCATCAAAATCACCGGCGTGTGGCTGGACGACACCGCCGCCAACCGCTTGGCTTTGTTTGCACCCGAAGCAGTGGTGAATGTGATTGAAGATTTTAAAGTGGTGTCCAAACGCCACTTAACCATGCCGTCTGAAATCAGTGAAGTATTCCGCTGCCCGAACACCAATTGCGCCAGCCACGGCGAGCCGGTGAAAAGTCGTTTTTACGTGCGTACCCAAAACGCGCAAACCCGCTTGAAATGCCATTATTGCGAAAAAACCTTCTCGCGGGAATCGGTGGCCGAAGCCTAA
- a CDS encoding efflux RND transporter periplasmic adaptor subunit, translated as MDYQQDKTPNLPIVDKGSEAASHRTRNMTIIILFFIVLALGAALVYFLILQKEEATDEAYVAGHLVQITPQVNGTVRKVMVDDTDVVKKGDVLVSLDDTDFQLAYDRAQNELIQAIRQNKQQAASNSQVRAEVLLRKAELAKAQSDLGRREALAGTDAISGEELSHARAAVVQAQAALKAVEAQEAAAQAALGNNIPLRQQPAVQTAVSHIKDAWLNLQRTQIRSPMAGQIAKRSIQVGQRIQQGAALMAVVPLHNLWVDANFKESQLRKMKIGQPVQMVTGLYGGKVVYHGHVMGLSAGTGNAFALQPSQNSADSWIKVVQRVPVRISLDEKELAANPLRVGLSMTVTVDISSPGTGKNMAATAEGNTTLPEADTVDWAAADALIEQIFEKYAK; from the coding sequence ATGGATTATCAGCAAGACAAAACGCCAAACCTGCCCATAGTGGATAAAGGTTCAGAGGCCGCTAGCCATCGCACACGCAATATGACGATTATTATATTGTTTTTTATCGTGCTGGCGTTGGGTGCGGCCTTGGTTTATTTCTTGATATTGCAAAAGGAAGAGGCTACAGACGAGGCTTATGTCGCCGGCCATTTGGTACAGATTACGCCGCAAGTAAATGGTACTGTGCGTAAAGTGATGGTTGATGATACCGATGTGGTCAAGAAAGGCGATGTGCTGGTTTCCTTGGATGACACCGATTTTCAATTAGCTTATGACCGTGCGCAAAATGAATTGATTCAAGCGATTCGTCAAAATAAGCAGCAAGCAGCAAGTAATTCACAAGTGCGGGCGGAAGTTTTGTTGCGTAAGGCCGAGTTGGCTAAAGCCCAATCGGATTTAGGTCGACGTGAGGCACTGGCGGGAACAGATGCAATTTCCGGAGAAGAATTGAGCCATGCGCGCGCGGCTGTGGTTCAGGCGCAGGCAGCCTTGAAAGCGGTTGAAGCGCAAGAAGCGGCCGCACAAGCGGCGCTGGGCAATAATATTCCATTACGCCAGCAGCCGGCCGTTCAGACGGCCGTCAGCCATATTAAAGACGCGTGGTTAAATCTGCAGCGTACACAAATCCGTTCGCCTATGGCCGGACAAATTGCCAAACGTAGCATTCAAGTGGGGCAGCGTATTCAGCAAGGTGCGGCATTGATGGCGGTGGTGCCTTTGCACAATTTGTGGGTCGATGCTAATTTTAAAGAATCACAACTGCGTAAAATGAAAATCGGCCAGCCGGTGCAGATGGTGACCGGTTTGTATGGTGGTAAAGTTGTCTATCACGGCCACGTAATGGGTCTGTCGGCCGGTACAGGCAACGCATTTGCATTGCAACCTAGTCAAAATTCAGCCGATAGTTGGATTAAAGTAGTGCAGCGTGTGCCGGTTCGAATCAGTTTGGATGAGAAAGAATTGGCAGCCAATCCGTTGCGTGTCGGCTTGTCGATGACGGTGACGGTAGATATTTCTTCGCCGGGGACGGGTAAAAATATGGCGGCGACTGCGGAGGGAAATACTACCTTGCCGGAAGCGGATACTGTAGATTGGGCGGCTGCGGATGCGTTGATTGAACAGATTTTTGAAAAATATGCGAAGTAG
- a CDS encoding ComEA family DNA-binding protein, giving the protein MKKIIFCALTTLVASVSAAAVNINTASESELTALPGVGPAKAKAIVEYRKQHGSFKTLDELKNVKGIGEGIFAKLKNEASVAAPAKKAAQPVVKK; this is encoded by the coding sequence ATGAAAAAAATCATCTTCTGCGCACTGACCACTTTGGTCGCTTCCGTCTCTGCAGCAGCAGTCAACATCAACACCGCTTCCGAAAGCGAACTGACGGCACTGCCGGGTGTAGGCCCGGCCAAAGCCAAAGCCATTGTGGAATACCGCAAACAGCATGGCAGCTTTAAGACTTTGGACGAACTGAAAAACGTCAAAGGCATTGGGGAAGGGATTTTTGCGAAATTGAAGAATGAAGCGTCGGTTGCCGCCCCTGCCAAGAAGGCTGCCCAGCCTGTGGTTAAAAAGTAG
- the pyrB gene encoding aspartate carbamoyltransferase: MPNPLYRQNVISIADLTTPQLELLLNTALKLKAGPRSDLLEGKLIGSCFFEPSTRTRLSFETAVQRLGGKIIGFADGANTSAKKGETLADTARIISSYTDAIIQRHPKDGAARVSAEFSAVPVINAGDGTNQHPSQTLLDLVTIFETQGRLNGLKVAMCGDLKYGRTVHSLCQALKRWGCEFAFVSPPSLAMPEYITEELDEAGCTHRIFTTLEEAVGWADILYMTRVQRERFDEQEFAKIQGKFNLDASMLSNAKPNLRVLHPLPRVDEIHPNVDATPHAYYFEQATNGVYARMAILSLVLNEEV; encoded by the coding sequence ATGCCGAATCCGCTTTATCGTCAAAACGTCATTTCCATCGCCGATTTGACCACGCCGCAGCTGGAATTGCTGCTCAACACAGCCTTGAAACTCAAAGCCGGGCCGCGCAGCGATTTGTTGGAAGGCAAATTAATCGGATCGTGCTTTTTTGAGCCGTCCACGCGTACCCGCCTGTCATTCGAAACCGCCGTACAGCGTTTGGGCGGCAAGATCATCGGTTTTGCCGACGGTGCCAATACCAGTGCGAAAAAAGGCGAAACGCTGGCGGACACGGCGCGCATTATTTCCAGCTACACCGATGCGATTATCCAGCGTCATCCCAAAGACGGTGCAGCGCGCGTGTCGGCCGAGTTTTCCGCCGTGCCGGTGATTAATGCGGGCGACGGCACCAACCAACACCCAAGCCAAACCTTGCTCGATTTGGTAACGATTTTTGAAACGCAAGGCCGTCTGAACGGCTTGAAAGTGGCCATGTGTGGCGATTTGAAATACGGCCGCACCGTGCATTCTTTGTGCCAAGCCTTGAAGCGTTGGGGCTGCGAATTTGCCTTTGTGTCGCCGCCGAGTTTGGCCATGCCGGAATACATCACCGAAGAGTTGGACGAAGCCGGTTGCACGCATCGGATTTTCACCACTTTGGAAGAAGCGGTCGGATGGGCGGATATTCTTTACATGACCCGCGTGCAGCGCGAGCGTTTTGATGAGCAGGAATTTGCCAAAATCCAAGGTAAATTCAATTTGGATGCATCGATGCTGTCCAACGCCAAACCCAACTTGCGCGTACTGCATCCCTTACCGCGTGTTGATGAAATCCATCCGAATGTTGATGCTACGCCGCATGCCTATTATTTTGAACAGGCTACCAACGGCGTGTATGCACGCATGGCGATTTTGTCGCTGGTGTTGAACGAAGAAGTGTAA